TATAAATGGCAATTTGatctaaattaatatttagtagatatgaaattatatatgttttggtgacagatacaaaatatataaattaatatatgaaaatgacctcaaatagcttcaaaacaagtttttgttattaaattagCTTTTAAAGGTTAAAATGATCAAATTGGATTTCATTAGATAAGAGATTGATaattatacttattttataatatatatatatatatatatatataatatttaaatgtttttaatcgtagtttttcaaatttcaaatttttggaaAACGATTTTCTGTAAAAATGTTTCAGTTGACCTTTACGACTATGTATAATATATTCCTAAAGTTAAGTCTAGAAAGATCTTCATGAATAAGTATGATATTTTGTTAAAACTTAGCCAGATAttcttttttgtaaatttagCCAGATATTTTTGAATAAGCATAATATATATTGACATTAATCTATcaattagattttgatccgcactTAAGAAGCGCGGATATTTTTTTGGTGACCataaactcaaatattaaatgaatttatatttattattagatatctaaaatatttaaaagtgttctattattattatttcagacCGGTACAATGTTTTCATTGAGTTTTCATATCCGAATCAGACTTGTGGTCGAACCGTAAGATCTAGTAACTCATATATAGTGGgatagaatataataaaatgaatatagtaaaagtatctgaaaatcAAAAAGACCGTTATTAACCcactgaaaaaaatataatttgttttttgttttataaatttttgatatattaatatacatttGACTTGTATAAGAAATTTCttttaacaaatattgttaagtttatttataaatatattaattatcaatCTACCAAAATAGTGAagcaagtattttttttttccttttttaattttctatcaaactattatcaattttttttaaaaaaaaatcagtttgtgacagatattttattattagaaatccatacaatttaaataatgttacatttatatgtatttatgtataaaatggtCTTCATAATttggaattttgtaaaaaatggaTCTAAAGTTAATttggctaattttttttttctgtaacaaaagttaattggatttataattttattttctgaatGGGTTGTATCAgttaaattatcatttttaagtTAAACGCCCAAAGCccaattaataatatttgttttgctgaTAACAAATTGAGATTAAATAGggataacatataatatataaggaagaccaaaaaataaaaataaataaaaggttCAACAActttttataagtaaatttttaaaaactaatttccttttaatagtatagattgaaacatgaagaaaaaaattatatgcacATAAAAATTCCACGACGTTGAATCGTGTAAGGTCGAATATTTCTTAATTTAAGTATTActatataaaaagtttaagacTACCACGTCGGTAATGTGCCTCCACGAAACTCTCTTTATATATTCTCATTTCAAACTCGTCTAAATCCATCGACAAAGCATTTATCTTTCTCGGCAAGAAACAACAGAGTACCGAGAAAAAATGGCGGTTTCCGCAACCAAAAAGCCTTTATTGTTGttgtctctcttcttctttgtcgTAGCTGCATCTGCCGGAAACTTCTACGAGAGCTTTGATATCACTTGGGGAGATGGTCGTGCCAAAATACTCGAGGATGGTCAGCTTCTCACTTGCACTCTTGACAAGATATCCGGCTCAGGTTTTCAATCCAAGAAGGAGTATTTGTACGGTAAGATAGACATGAAGCTCAAGCTTGTCGCTGGAAACTCCGCTGGTACCGTAACCGCTTACTACGTACGTAATCTCCTTGTGAAATTGATTGGTTTTGAATTTGATATTATTACGTAATCTCCTAATATTGTAATTTTGTGGCAGCTTTCATCTAAAGGCGCGACATGGGATGAGATTGACTTCGAGTTTTTGGGTAATCTCACTGGACAGCCTTACACTATCCACACTAATGTCTTTACCGGAGGTAAAGGTGACCGTGAGATGCAGTTTCATCTCTGGTTCGATCCCACCGCAGATTTCCACACCTACACCGTCCACTGGAATCCTGTTAACATCATGTGAGTAAATAGTCTTATGAGGAAAGCCTACACTACTAGTAAAGAGATTGTAATATTACTTTTAAGGGCAAATCTCTAAAATagcacttttctaagtttatgtcataaaaatagccctcaaaaactaaaatgaccaaaataacattttttattttgaaaattttaagtttttttaatttttttaaattggaaaTCATTTTCCCAAAACCCcactcctcaactctaaacAAAAAGGTTTAGGATTACTTAACTCAAggggtaaaaataaataatttataaaacatttaagtgctattttggtcatt
The Brassica napus cultivar Da-Ae chromosome A1, Da-Ae, whole genome shotgun sequence DNA segment above includes these coding regions:
- the LOC106375081 gene encoding xyloglucan endotransglucosylase/hydrolase protein 14 — translated: MAVSATKKPLLLLSLFFFVVAASAGNFYESFDITWGDGRAKILEDGQLLTCTLDKISGSGFQSKKEYLYGKIDMKLKLVAGNSAGTVTAYYLSSKGATWDEIDFEFLGNLTGQPYTIHTNVFTGGKGDREMQFHLWFDPTADFHTYTVHWNPVNIIFLVDGIPIRVFKNNEKNGVGYPTSQPMKIYSSLWEADDWATQGGRVKIDWSNAPFSASYRSFNDQSACSRTSNATWVACDANKDSWMWTSLNNHQYGQMKWVQDEFMIYNYCTDYKRFPQGLAKECNL